The genomic window GAAAAGCAAAGTGAAAAAGGaggattactttttttttttttttacctgctTATCCTTGCATATTTGTAAAGCCCGTGAAAGAAGAGCTGCAGATCTTTCTTGCTGGCCTTTCTTGACTGAGTCCACAACTACAGATGCTGGATAAAATGCTTTTGAAAGGACAAAGTATattaaacaagaaaaaacacatcAAAAACCAACCttacaatttataatatttttttaaaataatttagtggTTAGAATTTTCCTTTTAAAGTGAAAAGTAGAAGTACCAGAGTTCGAACCCTAACCATATTAGGTATAATGTCCCTACCAACAACAACTACTGAGGGACAAAATTACATTATAATAGatattaaaatatcatttttctaattttttttggtagagtatatttctaattttataatagatattaaaatgaaataaagtgaAAGTAAAAGATATACGAACCAGCACCAGATGGTCCAATAGGGTACACATAGTTATGGAAAATAGGTTCAACATGAACAAGAAAAAGCATTCCCTCATTTTCATTTGTTGATGTTCCTATAGTACTAGTACTAGTCATAACATTGAAGAGGTTATCAAGGGCCCAATTAAGAGCATAGAAGCTTCCATCACTTTCATCTATTGCTACCATAACCTTCATCTTCATTCTCCTCTCTTCTGCACCTCCCCTCACTTGATCAACACCTCCACCTAATTCTTCCATATTACCCTCTTTCCTTTGCTAGAAACTataatagaaaaagaaagataacaTGGTTTGATTTAAAGTGAGtgtaaaaatattgaaaataatttttttttcttaaattaaataatattttattgattgaaagttttatttatgttttcttttttctttaaatattttttcatgcATATCTTAAACTAAAAAGCACTTCGTGTTATTCTGTGGACACTTAAACTTAATTGACTTGATACTTGGCACCACCACCTATTCCATGCTTGCATGACGAGTGAATACGTGTAAGCCTTCCACATATATATTAGCCAATAGATTCATGCACAAAAGAACGAATCTAATACTATCTTCGTCTCTGATTATAATTATAAGACATTATTTCATCATTGCACGTATGTCAattcacaattttgatcactaatatttttaattgtttattagtaaaaatgataaaaatttaatatttttaaaatactcatcaaaataaattgaacaagatcgtatatgctaatatttacatttatatattattaaaaaaatacagtcaaaacaagataaatgaatagtacatttttgtcaaacaatgTCTCATAATTATGGACGGATGTAGTATTAACACAATTCTTCCATTACCCTTTTAAagtgatactccctccggtcctttttataaggaacacttagggcaaaagatttggtcctttttataagaaactttgaccaattttcaaatgttttaaatgttcaatttcatttatgcccttatttattatgagagagattttaaaaataagtaagttagttgaataaagagtaattaaataagggtatacatggaataaattaaaatttataagagtattaaatgaaaataactatgttaaatgtgcttcattggtctgtgtgattttttcaaagtgtttcttataataaggaccggagggagtagtttttACTTGACAACTTCTCTTTAGTtgattaccaaaaaaaatgaatctCTTAAAAAGAGGAATCTTTTCCGATTCCCACATTCCTATTGACTATTGTCTATGGTGCTCATCGATTTCGGAATCAGATGCCATTTATTTGGAACTTGCCCCTTTGCGAATGCACATTGGTACAAAATCTTCAAGTAGTTTGGGATTTGTTCGTTGGTTCATCCGGATCGTTTTTGTTTATATGGGACTATTTTGTTTGGCGGCGGGACGTAGAAAAGGTTAATTTAAAGGGGTTAATATCAGTGTGGCATGCTACATTGTGGCATTATTTGGAGAGCTAGGAATTAATTCATCTTCTCGGCCAATGTCCCGGTCCTTGAAGAAtgtttagaaattattaaaagaaCTTCTTGAAAGTGGTTGGTGGGGAACAAAAAGGAAGGGACATACATCTTATATGAAGAGAATATCAACTCAATGGATTGTATTTTTAGATAGGACCCCTTGTTGGAGTTATCTTCTCTTGCTTTATTTCAAAATTTGGATGTAGTACTATTGGTACTTCTTTTTTTCGtccaatataaatataaaacaatatgtGATATAAAAGTGAGGTATATTCTACCTGTCGTGAATTCGTCCTAAAATCTCACTAAtgaaagaacttgatgtgtggagcaatagaacggcaaccaaataattaagcggaataagcaaaataataataataatcgataaacaagataaaggagaaaaaagaacacaatgtttgtttacccagttcggtccaacaaTGACCTAGTCTAGGGGAGAGAACAACccattgagttacaagaattaattctacccaaatccgaatctcttcccgtagccaagagactcaatttgataagtgtttcccaaggtgtaccaaaAAGATAGTTCGtccaccctagagttgtaccaagagaaaactcttgttcctctctaaaaccctagccatTGTGTGGCGGCAAACCCTAATCACTGCCTCTATATCTCTACTCTCTTAATTTTCTATGAATAAATCaacctctatttatagaaaaaataaaaaactagtaacaaatctattttaaaataaaacaaatccaagtcagagtaccgtccaagaaaatattttttccaaaaaaatagtaaaacaaCACATGCTATCAAAACGCGCTGCGCCTGTGCGTGAGAATGCAGAATTGATCCTAGTTCTGCACGCCTGGGCGTAAGCAAGCAGAATCTCCCAAAAGCAtgattttctgacttcttgttaccgaaatttcaaggcatatccaacataCCCTTAATAATTTGAGGGTATTAATTCAACAATAACCAAtgaaagcttataaaaaaaatatatataaccaaTGAAACAAGCGCATAAGTAGATTTATTTCACATGTACATAGCTTGTTTTATTGATTGAAGGTAGCCTAGTGActaaaatttcaccttaaagatgaataaatagAATGTTCCATAGTCGAACTCCagctcctatatatatatatatatatatattgcgaTATTACTACCAACTGAGATAAACTCACCTGCCAAATTTAAATACCAAATTAATGTGTAAAAATTTATAGAGTCGCATCATCTCAGAAGAAGATTGAAACAGCCGGTAGAAAATAAATTCTGAAAATATTGACCAGGTCGTTTATTATTTTAGTTCTAGATTTTGTATAAAAATGGATACACGGGAAAAACTTCATcaaaattttggaattttataaaatgacaCTGTCTTgactttttcttaaaaaaaatattcgtttcatttcatataattaaaaatcaaacttatgGCATACTCCATGCCAAGAAGACAcacttatttattaatttaaaataagatatCCATCAACATGATCAGATTAGACTcctaacaataaataaaattatttttccttcaaaaaataaataaataaataaaattattttaactaaattttTATGAATGTTTTCTTTTGGGTGTGATATCCGGCATGGCATGGGAGCACGATTATAAAAGCTTCCTCTTTGAGAAGTTTGTCTAAATTGAATTTTCTTAAagataatttattattaaaaattgatatttttaaacGTTCATATAAGattcataattttaaaaggagAAATAAACTACTCTATccattatatataatataaacaaaaatttcatcaaattttgatcaatatctttgacataaaatttttattatataaataaaatttaactacATTTGACTtctttaataaatttaataaatttaataaatttaacttGTGGTGTACTTAacctttaaaattaattatatttatctaACTTTTTTATCGgcgaatttttatttataggtGACGCACATTTTCACATTCATATAACTTGTTCATATTGATTGATTGTAAATATCCTCAAATTATCAATatgtaaattagaaaaaaaaaaaaattataaggctAAATTACAATTTTGCCTCCATAATTTTCACACACTTGCAATTTTGGTCTtttaactttcataatagcacAGTTGACCCTCTAATTTTTACAAACTTGTAATTTTGGCCCCTTAACTTTAATTTAGCCCATTTTGCATAAGAATGACCCTCACAGATTTTGATCAAGTCAACACACATGTTGCAAGTGACTCACATACTACATCAACATAATTTGCAATGTAGATAATGACTCACATGCCACGTCATGACATGTCATGTGACTCATTGTCCACATATAAAAGATGCTGATGTGACATGTGTGAGTCGCTTGTCAGCCACAtgtgcgttgacttggtcaaagtTTCAAATCACAATTGTAAAAGTTAAGGGCTCAAATTGTTATTTTGAAAGTTAAAAGGCCGTTTGTGAAAGTTTAACCCCAAAAATGCAACTTAGCCTTTTTATAATAGTGGTCATAGAGTATTAATTAACATTTAAGTTTTTGTTTTGACAATAACTAAAACTTATGTTATAATAACTAATGTTTTGTGTATGtaagtgtgtgtatatatatactaatcccgcacccgtgcgatgcacgggtgttatgcggtattttatattataatgttgaaaaattattcgtataaattgaaacaataagtattatgaaaattataataataacatcaacaacaacaaaataataataataataataataataataataacaataataataataataataaaagtgatgtaaatataagatagatatttaAGATgtatttatacatttcgaaaagattacaatggatcctatttcatctaccaaaataagttggtaatccataaattgtcatgtcactatgaaaacggtttgtggtcatactcatacactgtgcatttgattcttaattggacactataattcaatatatagtataaaagattaattagtgcgtataatttagtaaaaactattattattagttgagtgagtgtataatgaaaagtcataggtatatataaatgtaggcatatgaaaaagtgtatagagatgacaatgatgtaagtagaagtgatgtggcattattgagtgatttaattggatataagtggctgacgtggattagggttagattagtggttgcacaactatctatgaattatatatatagatagatatagatagatgtttatacatttaaaaaacttatttatacatcatatttgaagttactttggtatttttttcattaacattgattaacaatatctttaactcattcttcaaaataactatggaaatgacaacatataattgaccatgaaaaacaatcgatgttgaaacataagtttttatttatattataaatctcattggaggattctgagttggataaactacttcattatctcttaccaaaaaactactgtattattatcgaatttgacatttatattaatttgaaaatgaTTGCAGCAAAGATAAACTAACTTAACTCATATTCAAATattgaatatgataaaaatcatacagggcataacaaccattagtaaattttaggcaaaattacactacaggtcctttatcttatttttttgtaacattttggtcctttatcttttttttgtaacactttggtcctttatcttttatttgtaacactttaggcctttatgttttttatttgtaacactttagtccccttttttgtaacagtttggtcctttatcttttgttatttgtaacacgttggtcctttattttttataaataaataagataaggaccaaaatgttacaaaaaaaagataaaggaccaaattgttacaaaaaaaagataaaggaccaaactgttacaaaaaaataagataaaggacttgtagtgtaattttgcctaaattttattttatctattttttttttactaacattagaaagtagtcctgacaatcgaccaactccttatatttacaaagattggacaaaagattattagcaaaaacattaacttttttgaaaaaaaaaacaataaaatacacaaaataataaaatgaacaaaaaaaattaaaatgaataataacctaaaacaataataataataataataataacaataattagATTTAGTActccacattaaatggatgtaagtggatgatgtggctaaatgaaaagttttcattggtttgtggattagggtttagataggcaattccacaactatctaggatttatatatatagatatagatatatatggggagggatcaaattacaccggtgtaacatttgagtaatgttacaccgctcaataacgctttaacgaatacaaattttacaaaatccaccgttggattgaatgcttatatcgtatagatcatccatgttaaatttttacaaaattataaaatcgtttgatacgttttttagatagatcaacattaatggtttatgcgtttttattgaataccgttaatcttgatctatctcaaaaacatataaaacgattttagatttttataaaatttaacatagatgatctagacgatataagctttcaatccaacggtggattttgtaaaatttgtattcgttaaagcgttattgagcggtgtaacattactaaaatgttacaccggtgtaatttgatctctcccctatatatagtcaaattacAACAGTGTAATATTACGGTTCAATAACGTTTTattgaatacaaattttataaaatctactgttaaattgaaattttatatcatatatgtCATTCATGCAAAAAAgttcaaaagttaaaataatttgatatattattgagaacTATTAAAGTTAACGGTGTtcaaaacaaattcataaataaatttgatatgTGAATTAAACCTGTGTAATTTGTAGGAGAGCCCGGATACGAGGAGGTTGTAGAATCGTTAGATGGTCATGAACACGACGAAGAGGTGAGAGAAATTGTAGGAGAGACAGGGCATTCTTTGGCCTTATTTGCAAATCTTAATTCAAATGGCAACAATTCTATTGTTGAGGAAACTGATGATGGAAGTCAACAAGAAGGGGAAAATCAGTTTAATGCTAAAGATAATATGCTATTATCACATCCAAAGGTCATTATCCCCACGTGTGATCGAAGCAATGAAAGTAGAACAGGGCCTACATCCACTAGCCCAGCCACTGCTAGTTTAGGGAGAGATAAGGGGGACAGTGGTGCCATTAGCAAGCCTGTAGGAGTGGATGACATGGGTTGCGTGAAGCCCAaacgaattttaaaaaaattaagcgaTATTAGTGGACAAAACACGGGTGTATCACATAGGACAGGGGGAACCCATGATGAACCAGTCAAATATGTCCCCTCTCGGTCGAAATTGGCTGCAACCACCCAACCGCCTGTGTGTTCTCGCAATCCAGCAGGGAAGATTAAGAAATCAAGGATTATGTCTAATTCTGTTTCATCCGCAGGAGCTATCTTATGCTGCAGCTCTTTGCATTCATCAGACATAAGGAATTGCAACAACTTGATCTTGAAACAGAGAGAAAAGGAGGTGACCTCAAAAGTTTGGAACGGAGCCAAAGACTTAGGAGTAAAAGGAGGGGCAGATGAAGCAGAATGTATCCGCCAGATTCATAACAATGAAAGTAGAGATGTCGAAGGCAGACGTCAAAGGGAGCAACTTAAGAAAGTTCCTAAATGAAGATTGTCTCTTTGAATATGAGAGG from Trifolium pratense cultivar HEN17-A07 linkage group LG1, ARS_RC_1.1, whole genome shotgun sequence includes these protein-coding regions:
- the LOC123905984 gene encoding universal stress protein A-like protein, which produces MEELGGGVDQVRGGAEERRMKMKVMVAIDESDGSFYALNWALDNLFNVMTSTSTIGTSTNENEGMLFLVHVEPIFHNYVYPIGPSGAAFYPASVVVDSVKKGQQERSAALLSRALQICKDKQIKAESVILNGDPREMICQAAEQMQVDLLIMGSRGLGKLQRAFLGSVSDYCAHHAKAPILIVKPPDEHHKKHS